The genomic segment acactgcacttgacacatttatgaaattgcttattccagttactaattagcatgcacccattaagaaaatgactgtaaaaactgttaaatccctgtggattgctGAGGAATTTAAAAATGGTATgggtgagagggatgaggcaaaaggtctggcagcccaactgattggcaaacgtttTGCAAATGAAGAAATCAGGACTAAACAAAataaaactacactatgaaacaaaaataaatgatataaagaatcacagtaaaaagctttggagcaccttaaatgaaatattgggaaaaaaggcaaactcagctccatcattcattgaataatcagatggctcattcatcccaaaaccagctgatattgccaactacttgaatgactttttcattggcaagacaaGAAAACTTAGGTGTGACATGCCAGCagcaaacactgacactacacatccaagtatatctgaccaaattatgaaagacaagaatagtgcttttgaattctgtaaagtcagtTTGGAAGAggtaaaaaaattattgttgcgcaaagcgctgctctgccttcttaacagcactatcaacaaggcaggtcctacaggccctagttttgtcacacctagactactgttcagtagtgtggtcaggagCCACAATTgtagttggctcagaacagggcagcacagctggcccttaaaaatacacagagagctaacattaatgacatgcaagtaaatctctcatggctcaaagtggaggagaaatTGACTTCATcaatacttgtttttgtaagaggtgctGACAAGCTGAATtgtaccaagctgtctgtttaaaatacttgcacacagctcagacacccatgcataccccaatAGACATGCcatcagaggtctcttcacagtccccaagtccaaaacagactatgggaggtgcacagtactacatagagccatgactacatataactctattccacatcaggtaactgatacaagcaatagaatcagatttaaaaagcaggtaaaaatacaccttatggaacaacggggactgtgaagagacacacaaaggtacagacacatgcatacgcatACATTGTGATATTGCTGTATGGTGGTATtaaacatgttgtattgtagagatgtagtagtgtaataatgttatttgatgtactgttttatattttgttttatatgtaatgtaagtactttaatatgtttggaccccaggaagagaagcagctaatggggatccctaaaaatacaaataacataCTGGAACAACAATGGAGCAAAGCAACAAATGCAACTCATTTGCATGTATGCAGTCACCATGACCAGCACTCTACCAGGATGTTCAAATAAGGTTGTACTAATACATTTAGAATGTACTGGATATTGTTGTGGTCCTGAAAGACATTAACATCAATGATACTGATAAGAGTCAAATCATATGTTGTAATAGTGTACCGATATAACAGCTTTGTGGGTATTTACAGTTACATATTCTCCAGGGGAGGACATATGATGCTGAAAAACAATTCAGTGTTTTCTAATCTATTTCTTACCTACAGTAAGAACAAACACTGTTTACTAGAAACCATAAACCCTACTGTTAATTACATTATGTGTCTTACTGTTAGATTAGACTTCTAGATTTCAGCCATCATGTTGAGGGAGGTTGAGTGTTGATGGTTCTTCCTGTTCTCCTGACTTCCTGTCAAGGCTGTGGATTTGGGGTAAAGATTTATTTTGTAAGTTTGACAAATTCAATGTCAAATGAATACTGTATTTTATCTTCGTCATCTGAACAGTAAAACTTACCTTCTCATTGTATTTATCAGTTTGCACCACAGTACCACAGCAGCTCCACAGCACACAGAAATGAAACACAGTGAACCCATCACTGCAACAATCCCTGTTGGCTTAACTGTGAAAGATGACAAGATGAGAATGGTACAATTCACAGATAAGGTGTCAGAGATTAGTTGTGGTCATTATATTAATGACTGACCACTGATCCTGTCACCATCAGTGACCTCAGGTACACCTAGCACAGAACATACAGAGACAGTACTTCAGAATGAcaccagcatgttggttgttacTGTAGACATGTACTGAACCATTTCTCACCAGGAAATGAAGCTTGAGTTCTAGCTGGAATAACCATGGAAACGTTCTTGGTGACACCTCCAGAGAACAGTGACACCACACAGCCAACCCTGGTGTCTTTGTCAGGTAGACTGAATGCTGCCAGCGTGGAAGTTATGGTGACAGTGACAGTACCATTGAGATGGGTGACATTGATCATTGTGGAATTTTCTAGAATTTCTATGTTGTCCCAGGTCACTATAGGAACAGGTCGTCCagtagcagaacaggacagagtggTGTGACTGTTGTTGGTTTGTGTGATGAGGAGTGAGGGTCCATACAGCTCTATAGGACAACAGACACAGTTCACAGTGAGATCACAATGATTCAATTTACATGATTTAGTAAATGATTCCATTTTGATAAATGGTTTCAAGACATTGGAAGTATGATCTGATAAAATGGCTGCCTGAAGTTCTGAGGAAGTTGTTCTGGGTCAATCATTTACAGTACATTATGTTATCAGATTTTACCATTTACATGGAGGCAGGTCCTTCCACTGATAGGTCCTTCTGGAAAGGTGTTAAACAGACACTTGTAGCAGGACTCGTCTCCTCTTGACACTCCTCTGATGACGATAGAACAGTTCTGCAGTCCCTCGTCTTCAAACTCCACTTTCCCTTGAAAAGGTGGGTTGACATTGGAACCGCGTTTGCTGTAAGTGGCCACATTTTCATTCGCCCCAGTTGTCACTTTTTGCCAGGTGACTTGCCGCACGTCTTTGGGTGTCATGAGCTCACAGGTTAAGACTGCATCTTCTCCCAGGGTTGCTGTGACAACCTGCTGTGTTCTCACCAATGAGAGAGCCCTGCATGAAGACAGTTACACACTATTTAGTACATTACAaactccttctctctcacacacacacacacacacactagaggcgaccgattaatcagaatggccgattaattagggccgagttcagttttcataacaatcggtaatcggtatttttggccaccgatttgccgattaatttttttttaaataacaattttatttaactaggccagtcagattaagaacacattcttatttacaatgacggcctagaaagcggggttaactgccttgttcaggggattcgtttttgcaaccttcagGTTACcagttcaacgctctaaccacctgccttgacattgcactccacaaggattaacaggctgactacctgtaacgcgagggcagcaagaagcaaaggtaagttgctagctagcattagacttataaaaactatcaatcttaacataatcactagttaactacacatggttgatgatattactagtttatctaacgtgtcctgcgttgcatataatcgatcggtgcctgttaattttcattgaatcacagcctacttcgacaaacgggtgttgatttaacaagagcatttgcgaaaaaagtactgtcgcGTTGcgccaatgtacctaaccataaacatcaatgcctaacaggaatatttagacttagccacccagttagataaaatacagaacggttccgtatgtcactgaaagaaaaaaacttttgttttcgagatgatagtttccggattcgaccatattaatgacctaaggctcgtatttctgtgtgtttattatattataattaagtctacgatttgatagagcagtctgactgagcggtggtaggcagcagcatgctcgtaagcattcattcaaacagcacttcgctgtgcttcaagcattgcgctgtttatgacttcaacctgggtgggtataatttgtggaacgttcaacaggaatctattccaaaaacttcgtaataacaaggtttccaaaaaacaacgcacaCAAAGTTGTAtaagcggcagaataagataccgggtagggagtgatctatttcattgcgtttttcactcatcacgtttattcgaaaaatgtctgtcctcacatgtctgtttgcctatggacaaacattaagaataagctacgtggtgagttgacttgcctattcggcagctagttagctaggtttgtatgcgttgctactttgtatgcgttgttggttggcaacctacTTTACATTtcggaacagattcctgttggaacgtttccaccccttcaagcctatcaactcccaagattaggctggtgtaaccgatgtgaaatggctagctagttatccgggtgcacgctaatagcgtttcaaacgtcactttcGCTCTGAGACTTGAGTAGTTGTttccttgctctgcatgggtaacagctgcttcgagggtggctgttgtcgattgtgttcctggtttgagcccaggtaggagcgaggagagggacggaagctatactgttacactggcaatactaaagtgcttataagaacatccaatagtcaaaggtatatgaaatacaaatcgtatagagagaaatagtcctataattcctataataactacaacctaaaacttcttacctgggaatattgaagactcatgttaaaaaggaaccactagcgctttcatatgttcccatgttctgagcaaggcactaaacattagctttcttacatggcacatattgcacttttactttcttctccaacactttgttttgcattatttaaaccaaattgaacatgtttcattatttatttgaggctaaattgattttattgatgtgttATATtaaaagttaaaataagtgttcattcagtattgttgtaattgtcattattacaacaaaataacaaaaataatcgccgattaatcggtaccggGTTGAACAATCATAATCGGTACaaacctctaacacacacacaaaacacacacacacacacacacacacacacacacacacacacacacacacacacacacacacacacacacacacacacacacacacactcagttggTAGGAGCATGAAtgtgttgtgggtttgattcccatatTATAAAAAAATTTAGGTCGCTTGAGAAAAGCATCAGCTAAAACCCATATttttaaaatatgtatttataGATTTTGTGGCACAGGGCTTTGCCTTTTTCTGTTTTTGACTATTTGTGTTAATACAGTTGCAGGAGGGGCCAAATTGCCAATTGTATGACTTTCAGGCAATTTGTGTTtgcgtagtgtagtgtagtgtattgtagtgttgttttGTGTAGCGTTAGTGTTGCGATAGGGTATCGTAGCGTtgtgttatgtagtgttgttatgtagtgtagtgttgttttgTGTAGGCGTTGTGTTGCAATGGGTATGGTAGCGTTGTGTTGTAGTTATGTAACTGTTTGAATAAAGTTGAGTGAGACAGAATGAAACATCTTTGTGTGATGTCATCATGAATATGTGCAGAAAGTTTCCACTTTACTGAGAAAAAAGTTCGACAATCACTTTATTATGAGGCATTTAACAATTTACCTAAAGCAGTCAAAGATGACTTTACTCGTGAAAGCCATAATAAACTGGGACCGGCGGTCCAGATCCACACCAGAATACGGACCACACCTATACGGGCCGCGGGTCCCAAGATCttttaggaactcagtcaggCTTTCAACTTACTGCTGTTGGTAGCTGCAATAGTAGAATCAACAAATGTACACTTTTAAAATATGGTAGTGCCACGGGCAGTTTTCCTCTTATGTCATTCCCTGACAGAGCTATTTCTAACCTGTCAGAAATATCCAGTTGATCAACTACTAGCCCAAGTCATCTAGATAGGTATTAGGCCAACCAGCTATCTACATCTTGTAGTTGTTATGGTCAGATTAAGTGACCAGGGGCCTCGAATCCCCCAAAGCCCGGCATTTAGTTGAATCACTCAGGTACAGTATCATATgaacacacataagacatggcaaaatctgtagaattgcagaaaaattTGATtgaaaactgcaaaatgttctctccaccaacaagagggtaGCTGTGAACAGTTTGGGG from the Salmo salar unplaced genomic scaffold, Ssal_v3.1, whole genome shotgun sequence genome contains:
- the LOC123739519 gene encoding OX-2 membrane glycoprotein-like → MTPKDVRQVTWQKVTTGANENVATYSKRGSNVNPPFQGKVEFEDEGLQNCSIVIRGVSRGDESCYKCLFNTFPEGPISGRTCLHVNELYGPSLLITQTNNSHTTLSCSATGRPVPIVTWDNIEILENSTMINVTHLNGTVTVTITSTLAAFSLPDKDTRVGCVVSLFSGGVTKNVSMVIPARTQASFPVKPTGIVAVMGSLCFISVCCGAAVVLWCKLINTMRR